A single window of Scylla paramamosain isolate STU-SP2022 chromosome 27, ASM3559412v1, whole genome shotgun sequence DNA harbors:
- the LOC135114328 gene encoding histone H4-like has translation MTGRGKGGKGLGKGGAKRHRKVLRDNIQGITKPDIRRLARRGGVKRISGLIYEETRGVLKVFLENVIRDAVTYTEHAKRKTVTAMDVVYALKRQGRTLYGFGG, from the coding sequence atgactggccgtggcaagggaggcaagggtcttggaaagggaggcgccaagcgtcaccgtaaggttctgcgtgataacatccagggaatcaccaagcctgatatccgtcgtctagctcgccgaggtggcgtcaagcgcatctctggtctcatctacgaggagactcgtggggtgctcaaggtgttccttgagaacgttatcagggatgctgtcacctataccgagcacgccaagcgtaagaccgttactgccatggacgttgtctacgccctcaagcgtcagggccgtaccctgtacggatttggtggttaa